Genomic window (Alnus glutinosa chromosome 9, dhAlnGlut1.1, whole genome shotgun sequence):
ttatatatatatatatgttcttcgCCTAGCTTTCCAAACACCAAAACCCCTCGAAACCTTcgtcttctttatttcttttacgATACGTAAAGCAAGCTGTAGAGCTAGCTAGCCATGGTTGATGAGCTTCAAATAGCTATATGGAGGGCGGAGCTGCTGGACAGGCTGAGGAACTGGGGCCGTTACTCGACGTACGACGGTTCATACGACCCTCGGAGGTATTCAGGGAAGTTGGATGCGGTGGAACTGGAAGGCATTAAGTTGGACGCCATGACAGAAGAGCTGGCCCTGTCGCGAGCGCGGGAAACGGGGCGGAAGTTCGAGGCGGTGATGACGGAGGTGGAGCTCGAGGTGATGAGAAGGCTAGGGGGGATCTTGGCCAAGACTGTCGACCCCGTGTTTGCCGGGACGGAGGAGGTGGCGATAGAGGAAGATGGGGCGGTTTGTGGGGTTTGTCAAGAAGAGATGGAGGCAGGGGATGAAGGAAGAATGTTGCTTGGGTGCATGCACAAGTTCCATTCAGATTGCGCTTTGAAGTGGCTGAGGGAAAAGGCCACGTGTCCCTTGTGCAGGTACCAGATGCAAGTCAGAGAGTTCAAACTGAACATATGAAGATcatcaggaaaaagaaaaaaaaaaggataattgttattttttattttttacagttTACATATTAGGTTTGAATCAGCTGGTATAAACAGAAAATAGTTggtatatattaatttttttttttttgggcatgcaaaatttcattaataaaagaCAGGAAAATACAAAAAGAGTAGTAGGTAGATAGTAATGGCAAATTACTATCTATGAAAATAAGCCAAATAAATGAttagaaacaataatttttttggcaCATGGTCCAAGAAAGGAGTCACCGAAAACGACAGTATTTGGCCCCCAATAGTAAAAAAGTGACACACGCATTGAGTTGGGTTTTTCCattatttatttagaaaaagaaaaaaaagaaaagaattggcAGCAATGATAGAAACTACTGGGTTGGTTGCTATGGATGATTGATATATACATTCAGAAATACTAGGTAATGATGAGATTAACATATGCATCTTCTTATTGTGGAATGAGTAGAAGGGGTAATACTTGAGTGTAGCAAAATTTTCGGAATCGTAGCACTGCTCGAGTAGAAGTGGCTTGTTCAAATCTGACAGGACTCTTAGAActaagagtaatgttttttgtacaactctaaaaTAAACTTTGAACAActttaattaccttttttttttatttttttttatttatgatcaaccattgaatttgttttcctacatgtgagccctaaatattcaatgaataatctttaaaaaaagttgttaaagttgtgtaagaaacattactcattatatatataaaacatgttCACAATAGATCACGAAACAGCCAAAATTAATTAGTGGGGGAGGGGGGAAGGAGAAAAGAAGAGCAGAATTAGAAAGGCTGAATCTTCTAATGAATAAATCAAAGCAAGCCAAATCCAGAGGCAGAAAACGCTGcctcattttaacaaaaaaaaaaaacagatataTATTTGATCTTTGTTTTTCACACCTTGATCGTTAGCGGATTCAGGCAGATGACAATaatgtaaaaattaaattaaaaggcAATTCTTTCTACATATATAAACAGGTGAGCACGGCAAATGTAAAAGAAATTGGTAGCCAGAATTGACCGGAATTTTGATGCTGATGACAATAATGTTACATGTTGCTTCCCATGGAACAAAGGGAAAGTGATTCTCCATTGAACTGTACATGCCCTTAGCTTTGAGAACCCTAAAGCTCTCTGCCATCCATCAACTACTGGCTCCTAATTCCAGCGAGGAGCTGGTTTCTGCAGTTTCATCCTCACTAAAGCTAGATGGCATTTCCATGACAGATCTAGATGATATGTATAATGCAGAAAGAAATAATTAGCTGTGTGGAGCTCGATccgaaataaaaaaaaaaaaaaaaaagaaaaaaaaaagaaaaaaaaaaggaaaggtaaAGGATGTAAACATGTCAAAAAATGGCAATGGAAAGTTCACCATGTATACAGAATCGAAAAAAGATGATATTAGGTGCAATCCAATTCTCCAAAACGACAATATAAAAGTTCaaccaaaaagaataaagaagaaaagaaaattggaaaaaagaaaaaaaaaaataattgcaattGATCTTTTTGATTGGGAGGTCACCCCTCTAGAATTTCCAATTCGTTCAATTCTCATTCATCTCATCATGCAAAAACTTCCATTATGTGGCAGTTAACATCCTAATCACAGTGATACCTTTCCCCTAAGTGAACCAAAACCTTCCAATTTCAGAATTCCATTCTCTACTGAATAAACAAGCAAATATGCAAGACTACTAGGATATGCCTCTCAAGATGTAAAATGTCAGAGCCAAGTGAGTAGACTTATTTTATGTCAGATGTTACAATGGTAATGGACCTAAATTCTAATATACTTGTTATATTGTACTTAAACTCTTATTGGCTGGTGACAGAATCTATTAATTAAAGGATTAATTAGATTTTGGGAATTTTGGGGCTTTTCACTTTTGAGATACTTCGATGGTAGATTTAGATTCCACATTCAACCCCTCCCAAATTGACAGATTTAGGGGGAGAGGCTTAAAGTGCTGgcatttaaagtttgagtagtGCTATCTATTACACCTCCATCTCACTAGGCTGATGTGGTAGTAAGAAAGTAAAATGATAGAATcactataaataccccatttaGTTCAGCAAGATAGTAttgtaaaataccaaaatacctTTCCGTAAACCGTAGTACATGTTGAGTTCAAAACTATATTGCTACCGTAAAACAGATTAAGAGCTgggctctttttcttttcttttttcctttgataTGGGACAATGGTCATAATGTAATTCTTCGAGACGTTTATATGATAAATCAATGAGCAAAGCAAGTCCCAACCAAAAAATTTACACATATAAAGGCATGTCTCAAAGGATATACATGAAGATAATGTATAAATCACACATGCCACTAGGGCTTTGGTTCAAGGAGCAAGGGATGGGATCAAGTCTTACCAAGAACAAAAAGGGACACACATGTACATGCAAATACATAAACAAGTGAGGAAGCATGCATGCTAATTTAGAGGTAGAGATAACAACCATAAGCAGGAATTTATACCAACCTTTTGCTCTGATATTTCCATGTCGGCATTTCAGTGAATGTTGCTTTTGTCACATAGTCTTGCCGAGGAAGATTAGGTCTTCCTTGTTTTGCAACCTTCAATGTTAAAGGGGGAATAAATAGCAAGGCAAAACACTGCACTGCATGTACAcacatatgtatgtatatacataaGTCTCTGTAGGTtatgcatacatacatacatacatactgATGCACattcatatattttttctgTAAGGCAtgtattttatatatgaatcataatgtcatttaaaatataaaaaaaataaattattatcaaaaaaataaattataaaaaaaaaaattgaccaaaGCTCCAACTCACTGTCATTTCATTTACTGGATGCATCTTTAATTTAACTTGGTTACCGCATTCTTTTATACCCTTCCATTTTCCAGTAACTTTCCCCACCTGCACATATGCACAAAACAATATAATCTTAAGCAAAGTACTTTCAATCAACACCAAGTTGTTAAATAATACAGCAAATTAGTAGAAAGGTCCAAACTAGAAAGTAGACCTTTTTCATCCTTGTAGATAGCCCTCTCTCTTCTGTATCAAGAGACCCATAGAGATTACATATCAAATTAGAGGGCTGAGATTTAAATAATTCACTCCTTTGGACGATGTTGGGACTGACATTATCATACTCGTGCAACTTGCTTTCAATTTTCCCATCGCAGCGACCATGATGGCTGGTTACAGAATCAATCCTCATCCCTTCAACACCATGCTTAGATCCCATTCTTTGATTCCTCTTGCTATTGTAAACAGAGGTTTCTCCAGCAGAATCTTCATACGGATCTGAAGAAGAGTTCCTCTTACCAAAAGGTTTGATATGGTTCAGAACAGTTGACTTCTGTTCTAATTGGTAATGAGACAACTTATCCTGATAATCAGACCCATGCATACTGCTACAGATTGCCCCTTCCATACATAAATCCTGTGAACTCACCTTGGAATTGTACACCTCATATCTCTGCAAGGGCAGGGTAAAGGGCAAAATATTATCACAGAAGTTGATAAAattgttacaaaaaaaaaaaaaaaaaaaaactaatattaatAGAATCACTAGTGCAATTCACGCTTAAATTGATGCATAGTCTTTAGAGCAGATTTTATCGGGCTTCCATGAATTTAAGTATAATAAGTAAGGCAAAAGAGCAGGTCTGGGATCTGCTGTTAAGAGCTTTCAAACATCCACAATTCTAATAAATCTGTAGGTCAGTTCAATACCAAAGAATTGAAAAAGATTGCTCAGCACTGATTTTATTCATGGGAAAAATATACTTAAGTCCCCTGATCTACTACACATTTTTCATATGCGCCTTTAAACTTCTAAGTGTGATACTTTGATACGTCAAACTACCATTGTTTTACAAAAAAGCCCTACCGTCAACATCAGACGTTAAAATGAACGGGAAAGTGGTCATGTGTGTTCACTTTGACAAGATTCTTCCCAAAATACCCTCacttttgaccattgaaaaaccaGAATTtccgttttttatttttaattaattttttttttcagaaaaaaaagaTTGCTCAGCACTGATTTTATTTATGGGGTAAATATACTTAAATCCCCCGATCTACCACACATTTTTCATATGCGCCTTTGAACTACTAAGTGTGACACTTTGATACGTCCAACTACCATTGTTTTACACAAAAAGCCCTACCATCAACATCAGACGTTAAAATGAATGGGAAAGTGGTCATGTGTGTTCACTTTGACGAAATTCTTCCCAAAATACCCTCacttttgaccattgaaaaaccagaattccccttttttttaattaattaatttttattttatttttttcagaaaaatgggtattttaagaagaaaggaaaaaaaaaataagaaaaagtggTCAATGCTTCCTCCTCCCCCCaacctgcaaaaaaaaaaagggaacggAAGAATAACACCTACATAGTGAGTTGAGTTCGACAAAGATCATAATATAAAACCTTGATACGTATCACAAATTCCAGAAATTCATTATGATAGTAAAATGCAAAACGGTCCCTAAATACATAATTTCTGTAATCTTTAACAGTTGCATGAAAGGCACCCATGCCCCAGAACCATTATAGTCCATCTTCTCTGCCTAAACCTAAACATAAAGTCACAAAATCCACGAGCACTTATCAAAGATGACAAATTGCAGCGTTTGACACACCCCTTAAAGATATACAACATGGACTTTCAGACTTGATATCAATTTTGATCCAGTTTGTTCCTTGTCATAATGAGTTTAAATGATTATATTAACAGATTAAAAACCTCTTCCAGTATTCTTTTCACCCTCCATCACAGTCATGAGACAAAAAGAATTATGTAAAAACATATTTCAACTTACTAAATCTGTCAATACATGAAAGAAAGAATCAGAAAAACCACTTACATTGCTGAGACTGGGTTGCCTTTCCACTCCAGAGATGTCTGGAGAATGGGGAAGAGAAGAATTCCCAGCAAAGTATGGTTCTGCAAAAGCACACATAAAATGAGACATAAGACTCCAAACCTCTGATGAAAGAAGTTTTCCCATGgaagttgagaaaaaaaaaaaaaaaaaaaccacgcCAATGTAATGCACGTAGATAATAGATATATACAATATACATCTCTATTGATAAAGAGAACTCTCAAAcagttttgaatttaaaaaaaaaaaaaaaaaaattcccatttTGATCCATAAACTGCGACAGTTTAAATTTACAAttataatttgataatttaattaaagaTGCTTCAGATAATCAAAAATAACTTCTCCCCACTACCTCTTACaccttcatcatcatcatctctctctctctctttctccctctctctaaaCAACTACTCATTTCAAACTACTTTCCTCATTTTCTTGCCAGCCTCCATCTCTCTAAGATCAAAATCTTCTACAGAATCATACCGCTCCAACAACATTCTTTTCTTCATCaacttgataaaaataaaaattagcaaaTAAATGGGAGAAAAGGAGGACCACAGAGGCAGCAGCCAAGCAAAAAAATGTGTCATGGAATTACCAAAGAAGAGGTGAATACTTGAAACTAGGTActttaattcatataaaaatcaaGATTTGATTTCTCTCACTTATTTTAagtaaatcaaaaaaaaaaaaaaaaaatcaattataacCTCTCACACTCGGTGTTCACCTGATGACTATTATAtgtaaaaattattgtttctgaatcttttttttttataagtatattcaagaggcgcaaaggggcgcaacccatagtacacaggacgtatacaaaaagcccctaattcaaagaaaaaagagagcacctatctataaattcaaaaaaagaacacTCATGTATAAACTGAAAATtttctctccacataaacatcGTTTGTAACATCATTctcttcaagttcatcaaatcaatctcacaatcttcaaaacagcgtgcatttcgttccctccaaacacaccacatcaaacacaatggagccatgcgccaaatcggtATCAGTGTCTGATTacccttttgccccctccaactccccaacatatctttcaccgaccgcggcattacccactccaccccaaacatttgaagaatcgtcctccacaattctgtagccACCATACAATGCAAAAACAAATGGTCAATGGACTCTCCAGAACTCTTACACATAAAGCACCATtccatcacaataatgtttctctttcgtaaattatccaaagttaaaatttttcctaacgTTGCTGTCCagacaaagaaagccactctcggggggaccttaactttccaaatacttttccacggaaaGTAAGACTGAATAGGACtagataaaaccttatagtaagactttaCCTCAAATGATTTCTTTTGCACTGGATTCCAACACATTTTATCTTCTCCCTCACTTCTAATTTTATGAGTGTACAACATctaaaaaaatctactaaccacttcgacctcccaatcatgaactgggagagaaaacaaaatattccatagAATTGTGCCATTTTCTCTTTGCATATTCtcctccacccaagcatccttgcctctagcaatgagaaacaattaaggaaaaagagtcttcaaaggaatctccccacaccacacatcatgccaaaacagaactttcgaaccattccctatctcatatctcacatgatttgcaaaagcatcccatcccctcctaatactcttccaaactccaaacccataagaacccccaacctccttagagcaccaaccacccctcatacTTCCATATTTGAAGTCCACCACCTTCCTCCAAAGAGCATCCCTCTCCAAagcatatctccataaccatttacccatcaagGCTTTATTGAACATAACCATATTTCTCACTCCTAGCCCCCCCGAGACCTTAGAAGAACAAATCGTatgccaattaaccaaatgaaatttaaattcatttcCAATACCGCCCCACAGGAAATCtctctgaagtttttccaaacgaTTAGCCACCCCcactggaatagggaaaagagaaagaaaatacgTAGGTAAACTTGAAAGAGTGCTATTGATCAACGTTAACCTCCCACCTTTAGATAAACACAACCTTTTCCACCCCGCTAATctagcttccatcttctcaataatgctaTTCCACATATGAGCGTCTTTATACTTAGCACCCAACGGAAGACCCAAATATTTTATCGGAAGGGAGGCCACACCACACCCAAGAATACTAGCCAATTCCTCCACATCCCCTACCTCACCTATCGGAACCATCTCAaatttagacaaattaattctcaagcccgaagctgcttcaaaacaaagcaacaaaCACCTCAAATCTCGGATTTGGTCAGTAATAGGATCACAGAAGATCAacgtatcatctgcaaataataaatgggaacCCATCATAGCATCGTGCGTGCTCGATCCCACTGAGAACCCCACTAGGCGCCCACTATCCACCGTCGCATCTATCATCCGACTGAAAGCCTCCATCACCAACACAAACAGAAGcggagacaaaggatccccttgtcgaagACCCCGTGAGCTACGGAAAAACCCTGAAGGCGACCCAttgatatttatgaaaaaacaaacagtggaaatacaatgagcaatccagccacgccatctctccccaaaaccacatctcttCAAAACATAAAGCAGAAACTCCCAACTTACATGATCAtacgccttctccaaatccaacttacaaATAATGCCCGAAGTTCCAGATCGAATCCTGCTATCCACGCATTCATTGGCGACCAAAACAGAATCCAATATTTGCCTCCCCTTGATAAAAGCAGTTTGATAATGAGAGACAACCTTCCCCAATACCGCCTTCAACCTATTTGCCAGgacctttgagatgattttgtaCATTCCACCTATTAAACTGATAGGTTGAAAATCTCTGATATCCACCGCTCCggccttctttggaatcagCGACACAAAAGTAGCGTTAAGGCTCTTCTCGAACTTTCCACTAGTTTGAAACTCCTTTAGCACCGCGATAATATCAATCTTCAAGatctcccaacacttctgaaaaaatGCCATAGTGAAACCATCAGGCCCAGGAGCCTTATCTCCTTTGAAATTTTGTATAACCGCCCAAATTTCATCTTCCTCAAACTCACGTTCCATCCATATTCTATCCTCTTCATCAATGGAGAGAAAAGATAAATCATCCACCCTTGGTCTCCACTAATATTGCTCACTATATAGCTTCTTATAGAATTCCACAATGTGATCTTGGATAACTGTCCTATAATCAGTCAATTGTCCATCCACCACTAGAGCCTCAATCGTATTATGTCTTCTATGTGAGTTAGCCAGCCGgtgaaaaaatttagtattgccatcaccctcttttaaccacaaagccctagacttctgtctccaactcacttcttcaagaaaaacatgccgctctaaatttctagaaaattCTTCTCTCTTGGACTTTTCTTCTTCGGATAATGGCCTCTCCTCTGCAATCAAATCCTAACTACTAAGATCAAGATGAATATGCCAGAGGTAAGTACTAGTCAATGGCTCCAAATGCTTCAAACTAGAAGGGGTAGCACAAAACTTCAGAATGGAAAATCACAAGATAAACTTTAagattcaaaatcaaatttaatatgCAACTTGTGACGAACAGAAACAACTCAAATGGTGAGAGGTCTCCATGGTACAAAACAGTCATCTACTACAAAGACTAAACCATATTAATTCCATCGCCAGTAATGAAGCAAACAACATGAAAGTTTTGCAAGATTGCAGTAGAAATAGGCTAGAGAGACACAAACCTAGaagtttttatccaacaaagtGCTGGTGCATTCTATGGAAGataactaaacaaaaaaaagttgtaatAACACCAGTTTAAGAAAATAACTCAAATACTTAGAATCAGAATTAGAGCTTCTACATATATTGCTTTTTCCTTCAGCCTCCCTCTCCCAGCCAAATCTTCAAAACTTTGCATTCACATGCAAGACATTCATTTCTATTATTCCACTGGTTATGAACATTTGAAATTATTAGAAAAGTAATTATCTTTAAGAGTTTATATTATAAACTTTAGGTTTAAAGTTCAAAGGTGGTAGATCAAGCTCAAGACACCCACATCTATGCTACTCCATCACGTGACTGCTGGGATTAGGTAAACTGTACGTGAGAACCTACCATatagaacaaattaaaaattatcataataaagCAACACTGATCTTTCAAGCTGTCAAACTGTCACAAAACCCatgttttaactatttttttttttttccaaataatcTTATTTAAACCCTGCAGTATCTACATCATCTAAAATCCAAAGCCAATGCACCCTCTACGTATTAAACTCAAACGCACGCGAATACACTATAAATACTGATAATCTTTATGTTGACCCAATTATCATTTGcctacaaataaaaaaagagaatgtGAAATCCAATTCCtcaatatagaaaaaataaataaataaataaaaagactaATAATCTTTtctcaaacacaaaaataaaaaaataaatgaaatgatgaaaaatatGCAAGAAAATACGAATTTAAGCAATAAGATCTAGGCAACAACAATAAGAAATTCCCCTCCTGCAGGAACAATTGCATAAAAACTTCATTTAAAAAAGCTATTTTAGCATGGAAATACATGTTATGACTTACCATCGATTGGATTCCTAGTTG
Coding sequences:
- the LOC133878216 gene encoding uncharacterized protein LOC133878216 isoform X1; translation: MEESGGAQSEENRVSLEKDKKRRLKTPAQVMALEKFYNEHKYPTEDMKCQLAERIGLTEKQISGWFCHRRLKDKRLLRDEACASGRQDHSSGVIQDRGSGLGQDSCGSTKHGDYRNIDPREVESRRLYRNDVQAAGLTYEHRTHHTETVNDTDKTSSESSSSSQDRLFSQTEDPYDMENSRYITTNGVIAPINANSAKLMGYKPSGYLKVKGELENAAITAVKRQLGRHYREDGPPLGVEFQPLPPGAFESPTRNPIDEPYFAGNSSLPHSPDISGVERQPSLSNRYEVYNSKVSSQDLCMEGAICSSMHGSDYQDKLSHYQLEQKSTVLNHIKPFGKRNSSSDPYEDSAGETSVYNSKRNQRMGSKHGVEGMRIDSVTSHHGRCDGKIESKLHEYDNVSPNIVQRSELFKSQPSNLICNLYGSLDTEERGLSTRMKKVGKVTGKWKGIKECGNQVKLKMHPVNEMTCFALLFIPPLTLKVAKQGRPNLPRQDYVTKATFTEMPTWKYQSKRSVMEMPSSFSEDETAETSSSLELGASS
- the LOC133878216 gene encoding uncharacterized protein LOC133878216 isoform X4, whose amino-acid sequence is MEESGGAQSEENRVSLEKDKKRRLKTPAQVMALEKFYNEHKYPTEDMKCQLAERIGLTEKQISGWFCHRRLKDKRLLRDEACASGRQDHSSGVIQDRGSGLGQDSCGSTKHGDYRNIDPREVESRRLYRNDVQAAGLTYEHRTHHTETVNDTDKTSSESSSSSQDSAKLMGYKPSGYLKVKGELENAAITAVKRQLGRHYREDGPPLGVEFQPLPPGAFESPTRNPIDEPYFAGNSSLPHSPDISGVERQPSLSNRYEVYNSKVSSQDLCMEGAICSSMHGSDYQDKLSHYQLEQKSTVLNHIKPFGKRNSSSDPYEDSAGETSVYNSKRNQRMGSKHGVEGMRIDSVTSHHGRCDGKIESKLHEYDNVSPNIVQRSELFKSQPSNLICNLYGSLDTEERGLSTRMKKVGKVTGKWKGIKECGNQVKLKMHPVNEMTCFALLFIPPLTLKVAKQGRPNLPRQDYVTKATFTEMPTWKYQSKRSVMEMPSSFSEDETAETSSSLELGASS
- the LOC133878216 gene encoding uncharacterized protein LOC133878216 isoform X3, with the translated sequence MEESGGAQSEENRVSLEKDKKRRLKTPAQVMALEKFYNEHKYPTEDMKCQLAERIGLTEKQISGWFCHRRLKDKRLLRDEACASGRQDHSSGVIQDRGSGLGQDSCGSTKHGDYRNIDPREVESRRLYRNDVQAAGLTYEHRTHHTETVNDTDKTSSESSSSSQDRLFSQTEDPYDMENSRYITTNGVIAPINANSAKLMGYKPSGYLKVKGELENAAITAVKRQLGRHYREDGPPLGVEFQPLPPGAFESPTRNPIDEPYFAGNSSLPHSPDISGVERQPSLSNRYEVYNSKVSSQDLCMEGAICSSMHGSDYQDKLSHYQLEQKSTVLNHIKPFGKRNSSSDPYEDSAGETSVYNSKRNQRMGSKHGVEGMRIDSVTSHHGRCDGKIESKLHEYDNVSPNIVQRSELFKSQPSNLICNLYGSLDTEERGLSTRMKKVGKVTGKWKGIKECGNQVKLKMHPVNEMTVAKQGRPNLPRQDYVTKATFTEMPTWKYQSKRSVMEMPSSFSEDETAETSSSLELGASS
- the LOC133878216 gene encoding uncharacterized protein LOC133878216 isoform X2 — translated: MEGGAQSEENRVSLEKDKKRRLKTPAQVMALEKFYNEHKYPTEDMKCQLAERIGLTEKQISGWFCHRRLKDKRLLRDEACASGRQDHSSGVIQDRGSGLGQDSCGSTKHGDYRNIDPREVESRRLYRNDVQAAGLTYEHRTHHTETVNDTDKTSSESSSSSQDRLFSQTEDPYDMENSRYITTNGVIAPINANSAKLMGYKPSGYLKVKGELENAAITAVKRQLGRHYREDGPPLGVEFQPLPPGAFESPTRNPIDEPYFAGNSSLPHSPDISGVERQPSLSNRYEVYNSKVSSQDLCMEGAICSSMHGSDYQDKLSHYQLEQKSTVLNHIKPFGKRNSSSDPYEDSAGETSVYNSKRNQRMGSKHGVEGMRIDSVTSHHGRCDGKIESKLHEYDNVSPNIVQRSELFKSQPSNLICNLYGSLDTEERGLSTRMKKVGKVTGKWKGIKECGNQVKLKMHPVNEMTCFALLFIPPLTLKVAKQGRPNLPRQDYVTKATFTEMPTWKYQSKRSVMEMPSSFSEDETAETSSSLELGASS
- the LOC133877725 gene encoding E3 ubiquitin-protein ligase EL5-like, translating into MVDELQIAIWRAELLDRLRNWGRYSTYDGSYDPRRYSGKLDAVELEGIKLDAMTEELALSRARETGRKFEAVMTEVELEVMRRLGGILAKTVDPVFAGTEEVAIEEDGAVCGVCQEEMEAGDEGRMLLGCMHKFHSDCALKWLREKATCPLCRYQMQVREFKLNI